From a single Salvelinus sp. IW2-2015 linkage group LG22, ASM291031v2, whole genome shotgun sequence genomic region:
- the LOC111949503 gene encoding beta-secretase 2 has protein sequence MAYHNGSIPLRALFIMLCFGMAKSLYTIPLKIFTGKFNSSLDLDLTPLKLIQASGNGLSLASDPAGIVNFLDMVNNLQGDSGRGYYMEMTLGTPGQKLNILVDTGSSNFAVAAAAHPFITHFFNTALSSTYKSTGRGVAVKYTQGNWEGELGTDRVLIPSIAGTLTINIATILSSDGFFLPGVNWQGILGLAYPLLARPDSSVEPFFNSMVRQTGIPDVFSLQMCGAGLSASTTADPTGGSLVMGGVEPTLYSGSMWYTPIKEEWYYQVEVLKMEVGDQNLNLDCKEYNKDKAIVDSGTTLLRLPVNVFSAVVEAISRTSLIQDFTSGFWGGTKLACWLKGETPWRFFPKLSIYLRATNTSQSFKISILPQLYIQPITDVDGTLDCFRFGISSSANGLVIGATVMEGFYVIFDRAEKRVGFAVSRCAVNGGIAVSETSGPFSSADVASNCAAGGLLKEPLLWVISYALVAVCVVVLLILLLLLVLPCRHRDRSGEITDESSLVRHRIK, from the exons ATGGCTTACCATAACGGTTCGATCCCCCTTAGAGCATTATTTATCATGCTCTGTTTTGGAATGGCAAAATCTCTCTATACCATTCCACTTAAAATATTTACAGGTAAGTTTAACTCTTCTTTGGATTTGGATTTAACTCCTCTGAAACTAATACAAGCCTCAGGAAATGGACTGTCCCTGGCATCTGATCCAGCTGGAATAGTGAACTTTTTGGACATGGTCAATAACTTACAAGGCGATTCTGGCAGAGGTTACTACATGGAGATGACACTGGGTACCCCTGGTCAAAAG CTGAATATCCTGGTTGATACGGGAAGCAGTAACTTTGCAGTGGCTGCAGCAGCACATCCCTTCATCACACACTTCTTCAACACAGCACT CTCCAGTACGTACAAGTCCACTGGCAGGGGCGTGGCCGTCAAGTACACCCAGGGCAACTGGGAGGGCGAGCTGGGCACCGACCGCGTCCTCATACCCAGCATCGCTGGCACCCTCACCATCAATATCGccaccatcctctcctctgaCGGATTCTTCCTCCCGGGGGTCAACTGGCAGGGAATCCTGGGTCTGGCCTACCCCCTGCTGGCTCGG CCTGACTCCTCGGTGGAGCCTTTCTTTAACTCCATGGTACGACAGACAGGCATCCCAGATGTGTTCTCCCTCCAGATGTGTGGAGCTGGGTTGTCAGCCAGCACCACTGCCGACCCCACAGGGGGAAGTCTT GTCATGGGAGGGGTTGAACCAACATTGTATTCGGGGTCCATGTGGTACACCCCAATAAAGGAAGAGTGGTACTATCAGGTGGAAGTATTGAAGATGGAGGTTGGGGACCAGAATCTAAACCTGGACTGCAAAGAG taCAACAAGGATAAAGCCATAGTGGACAGTGGAACCACTCTTCTGCGGTTGCCTGTGAATGTGTTCAGTGCTGTGGTTGAGGCCATCTCAAGAACATCTCTG ATCCAGGACTTCACCTCAGGGTTCTGGGGTGGCACTAAACTGGCCTGCTGGTTGAAGGGTGAGACACCGTGGAGGTTCTTCCCCAAACTGTCCATCTACCTGAGAGCCACCAACACCAGCCAGTCCTTCAAAATCTCCATCCTCCCTCAG CTGTATATCCAGCCAATCACAGATGTGGACGGTACGCTGGACTGCTTCCGCTTCGGCATCTCGTCGTCAGCCAACGGCCTGGTGATAGGAGCAACMGTCATGGAGGGCTTCTATGTCATCTTCGACCGGGCAGAGAAGAGAGTGGGCTTCGCTGTCAGCAGATGTGCAG TGAACGGTGGGATAGCCGTGTCAGAGACCTCTGGGCCCTTCTCATCTGCAGACGTGGCatctaactgtgctgctggagggCTGCTGAAGGAGCCCCTTCTCTGGGTCATCTCCTACGCCCTGGTGGCCGTCTGTGTCGTGGTGCTCCtcatcctgctcctcctcctcgtcctgcCCTGTCGTCACCGAGACCGGTCCGGCGAGATCACTGATGAGTCCTCGCTGGTCCGCCACCGCATCAAATGA